From Fibrobacter sp. UWB13, the proteins below share one genomic window:
- a CDS encoding deoxyribonuclease IV, which translates to MHIGCHLSSLGGFLAMGETALSIGADTFQFFTRNPRGGAAKPFDKADAEALNAFMDAHSFAPILAHAPYTLNACAADPSLRQYAQDVMKDDLFRMDHFPRAMYNFHPGSHVKQGAEVGIELISQHLNNILHKDLKTKVLLETMAGKGSEVGRTFEELRAIIDRVELSEKVGVCLDTCHVFDGGYDIVNHLDDVLESFDKVIGLKRLHAVHLNDSKNPMGSHKDRHEVIGGGNIGLEALVNVVNHPSLKGLPFYLETPNELPGYAQEIALMRSRER; encoded by the coding sequence ATGCATATTGGTTGCCATCTCTCGTCTTTGGGAGGCTTCTTGGCGATGGGCGAGACTGCCCTTTCCATTGGAGCCGATACGTTCCAATTCTTTACGCGTAATCCGCGTGGCGGTGCCGCAAAGCCTTTTGATAAGGCAGATGCCGAAGCTCTGAATGCTTTTATGGATGCCCATAGCTTTGCGCCGATTCTTGCCCATGCTCCTTACACGTTGAACGCTTGTGCGGCTGATCCGTCACTTAGGCAGTACGCTCAAGACGTGATGAAGGATGACTTGTTCCGCATGGATCATTTCCCACGAGCAATGTATAATTTCCATCCCGGAAGCCATGTGAAGCAAGGTGCCGAGGTCGGAATTGAACTTATTTCCCAGCACTTGAATAATATTCTGCATAAGGATTTGAAGACAAAGGTGCTGCTGGAGACGATGGCAGGGAAGGGGTCCGAAGTAGGGCGCACTTTCGAGGAGTTGCGGGCGATAATCGATCGCGTAGAACTCAGCGAAAAAGTTGGCGTTTGTTTGGATACATGCCACGTATTTGATGGTGGTTATGATATTGTAAACCATCTGGACGATGTGCTTGAATCTTTCGACAAGGTTATTGGACTCAAGCGTCTGCATGCTGTTCATCTGAATGATAGCAAGAATCCTATGGGTAGCCACAAGGATCGTCATGAAGTGATTGGTGGCGGAAATATTGGGCTCGAGGCTCTTGTGAACGTGGTAAATCATCCGTCGCTGAAAGGACTTCCGTTCTATTTGGAAACTCCGAATGAGTTGCCCGGCTATGCACAAGAGATTGCCTTGATGCGCAGTCGTGAACGCTAA
- the floA gene encoding flotillin-like protein FloA (flotillin-like protein involved in membrane lipid rafts) — protein MDTLLTVGIIIAAIVVIIVLAFIGKFFSLWLQALFSKANVSIFQLIGMRLRKVPPQVIVEARILSCKAGLPVDTNLLEAHYLSRGNVLRVIQALIAANKANIKLDFKEAAAIDLAGRNVLEAVQMSVNPKVIETPKVSAVALDGIQLHAITRITVRASIQKLVGGAGEETVVARVGEGIVSSIGSAQSHKEVLENPNMISKKVLASGLDAGTAFEILSIDIADVDVGQNIGAILETDRAEADKKIAQAKAEERRAMAFAAEQEMKAKVMEMKAKLVEAEAQIPMAMATALRDGKLGVMDYYNLKNIEADTQMRKEIGTAPEVNK, from the coding sequence ATGGATACACTTCTTACCGTTGGCATTATCATTGCCGCCATCGTCGTCATCATCGTTCTCGCCTTTATCGGCAAGTTCTTTAGCCTCTGGCTCCAGGCCTTGTTCTCCAAGGCAAACGTGAGCATTTTCCAGCTCATCGGTATGCGCCTCCGTAAGGTTCCGCCTCAGGTCATCGTGGAAGCCCGAATCCTTAGCTGCAAGGCGGGTCTCCCGGTCGATACTAACTTGCTCGAAGCCCACTACCTCTCCCGCGGTAACGTGCTCCGCGTGATCCAGGCACTCATCGCTGCCAACAAGGCAAACATCAAGCTCGACTTCAAAGAAGCTGCAGCCATTGACCTTGCCGGCCGTAACGTGCTCGAAGCTGTGCAGATGTCCGTGAACCCGAAGGTGATTGAAACCCCGAAGGTTTCCGCTGTGGCTCTCGATGGTATCCAGCTCCACGCCATTACCCGTATCACCGTGCGCGCCAGCATCCAGAAGCTCGTCGGTGGTGCCGGCGAAGAAACAGTCGTCGCCCGCGTTGGCGAAGGCATCGTGTCCTCCATCGGTTCTGCTCAGAGCCACAAGGAAGTGCTCGAAAACCCGAACATGATTTCCAAGAAGGTGCTCGCCTCCGGCCTTGACGCAGGTACAGCATTCGAAATCCTTTCCATCGACATTGCAGATGTGGACGTGGGTCAGAACATTGGTGCTATCCTCGAAACCGACCGTGCCGAAGCTGACAAGAAGATTGCTCAGGCAAAGGCAGAAGAACGCCGCGCCATGGCATTTGCTGCAGAACAGGAAATGAAGGCCAAGGTGATGGAAATGAAGGCAAAACTTGTGGAAGCCGAAGCCCAGATCCCGATGGCTATGGCAACCGCTCTCCGCGACGGAAAGCTCGGCGTGATGGACTACTACAACCTCAAGAACATCGAAGCCGACACGCAGATGCGTAAAGAAATCGGAACCGCCCCGGAAGTGAACAAGTAA
- a CDS encoding nodulation protein NfeD: MKLLPKLFLLLAFLASFTFADTTTVTTPVVDSAKTEISAPKKQAVWIKLEGDVDPAMYEFCARAIGEALEKKPDYIVFEINTFGGRLDAAFDLVDTIMAVKGPETIALVKKKAISAGSLIALACKRLYMLEATTIGDCAPIVQGGDGTPQIVGEKIQSPLRAKFRNLAQRNNYPELLASSFVTPELEVLELTATLDKGTPTQRDTTLIIEGKKFAVLDSTEKKFWGAPKILVKEGELLTMTDKEAEELGFSRGTFKNREDFETKLAIERKSEVETNTGEKIASAIAAISGILLILGFGALYIEFKTPGFGMFGIIGIILIGIVFFGQFAPQLDGYIPAILLVAGVILFLVEIFVMPGTFLFGVGGIACMIIALIMSFDTANIPEYVPEAVETTFDATPWLFGLFFVLGSAAIALIIPIAASKYLIPLLPEGWTPMLKTDMETAVSPTEAVQEVAIGTVGTAKTFLRPVGQASFTLPDGSTKLFDVQTHGEIIEAGENVKVESVQEAHIWVTRA; encoded by the coding sequence ATGAAATTATTACCCAAATTATTTCTCCTTTTAGCATTTTTAGCCTCATTTACGTTCGCCGATACGACAACCGTCACAACACCAGTGGTCGATTCCGCAAAAACCGAGATTTCAGCCCCCAAAAAACAGGCGGTCTGGATTAAACTGGAAGGCGACGTCGACCCCGCCATGTACGAATTCTGCGCCCGAGCTATTGGTGAAGCTCTCGAAAAGAAACCTGACTACATCGTCTTTGAAATAAACACGTTCGGCGGTCGCCTCGATGCGGCATTCGACCTCGTCGATACCATCATGGCCGTCAAGGGTCCCGAAACCATCGCTCTCGTGAAAAAGAAGGCAATAAGCGCCGGTTCTCTCATCGCACTTGCCTGCAAACGCCTCTACATGCTCGAAGCCACAACTATTGGCGACTGCGCCCCGATTGTGCAAGGTGGCGACGGTACACCGCAAATCGTCGGTGAAAAGATCCAGTCCCCGCTCCGCGCAAAGTTCAGGAACCTCGCCCAGCGCAACAACTACCCCGAGCTCCTAGCCTCCTCGTTTGTGACTCCGGAACTCGAAGTACTTGAGCTTACCGCCACGCTTGATAAGGGAACGCCGACACAGCGCGACACCACGCTTATCATTGAAGGCAAAAAGTTTGCAGTCCTCGACAGCACCGAAAAGAAGTTCTGGGGCGCGCCCAAGATTCTCGTAAAAGAAGGCGAACTCTTGACCATGACCGACAAGGAAGCCGAAGAGCTCGGTTTCTCCAGAGGTACATTCAAGAACCGCGAAGACTTTGAAACAAAACTCGCCATCGAACGCAAAAGCGAAGTCGAAACGAACACCGGCGAGAAAATCGCAAGCGCCATCGCCGCTATCTCAGGCATCCTCCTGATTCTCGGATTCGGTGCACTTTATATAGAATTTAAGACGCCTGGATTTGGAATGTTCGGCATTATCGGTATCATCCTTATCGGCATCGTCTTTTTCGGGCAGTTCGCACCGCAGCTCGACGGCTACATCCCGGCAATTCTGCTTGTGGCAGGCGTGATTTTGTTCTTAGTCGAGATATTCGTCATGCCGGGCACATTCCTATTCGGCGTTGGCGGCATCGCCTGCATGATTATCGCACTCATCATGAGCTTTGATACGGCAAACATCCCGGAATACGTCCCAGAAGCCGTCGAAACAACATTCGATGCCACCCCATGGCTATTCGGGCTGTTCTTCGTTCTCGGGAGTGCAGCGATTGCACTTATCATCCCGATTGCCGCAAGCAAGTACCTCATTCCGCTTTTACCCGAAGGCTGGACACCGATGCTCAAGACCGACATGGAAACAGCCGTCTCCCCGACCGAAGCTGTGCAAGAAGTCGCCATTGGCACTGTCGGAACAGCCAAAACATTCCTCCGCCCTGTAGGCCAAGCAAGCTTTACTCTGCCGGATGGAAGTACAAAACTTTTCGACGTACAGACCCACGGCGAAATCATCGAAGCCGGCGAAAACGTCAAGGTCGAATCCGTGCAAGAAGCCCACATCTGGGTGACCCGCGCCTAA
- a CDS encoding response regulator, which translates to MFIVTNVSFLYINRQAIDDSWDSLDEVAYASEAKIGFLGRSLLSALSNISTVVGMEENLLSENMIRLIRGSRIGPLVSVVRLYLPDGHIIADHAVVFDSSYIENYQKIVSPKPYISKVGRDVVHSENIVFEQMVPVRRRGQVVAMLSAVSEIKALYGYVASNAFKGKVSLIVVDRRDGSFVVEKTGKWKNFNDLVRTINPKSGYSLDEWAANVMKGESAHLSYEETSSDEAKLLVALPLFGGSWTQLLYVNENIAFARVDKIRKFYIGLSAIELLVILLYLLRMVWNARRMAEAESNEYSEIADALSGTYECIFYVNVLDDTFDTFHSDRLMDKLHEEVHGKDFFFESISSLRHNLYEDDLEVVMHFMEKGSFLKRLEENPSASVEYRLVIDGNPRFYRMKAIKSSKDENHVIVAVENIDSEVNKAIAQRQEMDRNNRVIESLASDFDFVNYVTIGEDASSDFVVTYRASSVLLKAIPGWSSEKSFSKRMDLLLKYLVCDSDKNQFQVQTSRDRLVSTLKNESVIHVNFKIKLEGKEVCYQMKIIADKDEIGNLKGIVFGLHSVDEEIKKQMEIQSNLKQNLEIIDILSEDYSSLFYFNLVDNTSGVLAVREDIRAALKDPFANCERLEDVFKAFVLDMAHPDDREKLIGLASREYVAGQLMHQKRLTIVFRHLYGTEYKYTRLVFAKAEPIDVPPKLIAVGFVEVDAQYRAETEHQENIERIMSLSDQYEVVFDVNIDTGLFSVSLKGGKFKDVVNEETGEGVDFFKDRVKDVRKIVYKDDVDLIFHALNRDNVIARLQHENSFFQDYRRVTSEGLKWYRMKVTKMGDWSKNRRVLVGLFNNDVVYRKEMAQQAALEQALEMAKSASRAKTMFLNNMSHDIRTPMNAIIGYTELATMHIGNKEQVKGFLGKIELSSNHLLSLINDVLDMSRIESGKLNLNAKPEHLPEIIHTLKDIVQADINAKKLQFFANSIGVHNEDVVCDRLRLNQVLLNVVSNAIKYTPAGGSIWFSVEQKESPEPGFGAYEFRIKDSGIGMSEDFLPKIYDAFTRVNSSTVSGIQGTGLGMAITKNIVDMMKGSIDIKSKVDEGTDVVIDFKFKLAGTKQESSRIKELEGKRVLVIDDDVDCAKSIPQIFKEFGVDAECCYSGADALKRVEASKNEGRSYDAFLVDWRMPNMDGMKTTKMLRELLGNDILVIVMSAYEWSDIEDKATEVGIHNFVSKPVFPSDARDTLMRSFGLMQAETPVSDKKVSFNGKKVLLVDDNELNREIAQEILEDCGILVTTACDGEKAVEYMKNVQPGACDLILMDVQMPIMDGYEATRLIRKLDNKIAADIPIIAMTANAFADDQQAALDAGMNEHVAKPVNVSKLKEVLSRFL; encoded by the coding sequence TTGTTTATTGTAACAAACGTTTCTTTTTTGTACATAAACAGGCAAGCGATTGACGATAGCTGGGACTCCCTTGACGAAGTTGCCTATGCTTCTGAAGCGAAAATTGGATTTTTGGGACGTTCTCTGTTGAGCGCCTTGTCCAATATTTCGACTGTGGTGGGGATGGAAGAGAATCTCCTGTCTGAAAACATGATTCGTTTGATCCGCGGATCCCGTATTGGTCCTCTGGTTTCTGTGGTTCGCTTGTATTTGCCCGATGGTCACATTATTGCAGACCATGCGGTTGTTTTTGATTCTTCGTATATAGAGAACTATCAGAAAATCGTATCTCCCAAGCCGTACATTTCGAAAGTGGGTCGCGATGTTGTTCATTCCGAAAATATCGTGTTTGAACAGATGGTGCCTGTCCGTCGTAGGGGACAGGTGGTGGCTATGCTTTCTGCTGTTTCCGAAATCAAGGCGCTATATGGCTATGTCGCGTCAAATGCGTTCAAGGGTAAGGTTTCCCTGATTGTGGTTGACCGTCGAGATGGTTCCTTTGTTGTCGAAAAAACGGGAAAATGGAAGAATTTTAATGATCTGGTAAGGACTATCAATCCCAAGAGCGGTTATTCTCTGGATGAATGGGCTGCTAACGTGATGAAGGGTGAAAGTGCGCATTTGTCGTACGAGGAAACTTCGTCGGATGAGGCTAAGCTTTTGGTGGCTCTGCCTTTGTTTGGTGGCAGCTGGACTCAGCTTTTGTATGTCAACGAAAATATTGCATTTGCCCGTGTCGATAAAATCCGCAAGTTCTATATCGGGCTTTCTGCCATTGAACTTCTCGTGATTCTCTTGTATTTGCTCCGTATGGTGTGGAATGCCCGCCGTATGGCAGAAGCCGAAAGTAACGAATATTCTGAAATTGCAGATGCCTTGAGCGGAACTTATGAATGCATTTTCTACGTGAACGTTCTGGACGATACATTTGACACGTTCCATTCCGACAGGCTTATGGATAAGCTACACGAAGAGGTTCACGGAAAGGACTTCTTCTTTGAATCGATATCGAGCTTGCGTCATAATCTTTATGAAGACGATCTTGAAGTTGTCATGCACTTTATGGAAAAGGGTTCCTTCTTAAAACGTCTTGAAGAAAATCCAAGTGCATCTGTGGAATATAGGCTTGTCATTGATGGAAATCCGCGATTCTATCGAATGAAGGCGATTAAGTCCAGTAAGGACGAAAACCACGTCATCGTGGCTGTTGAAAATATCGATTCCGAAGTCAATAAGGCTATTGCACAACGCCAGGAAATGGACCGTAACAATAGGGTGATTGAGTCCCTGGCTTCTGACTTTGACTTTGTGAACTACGTAACGATTGGCGAAGATGCTTCTTCGGACTTTGTTGTGACGTACCGCGCCAGTTCTGTGCTTTTGAAGGCAATCCCTGGATGGTCTTCTGAAAAGAGTTTCTCTAAGAGAATGGATCTGTTGCTCAAGTATCTTGTCTGTGATTCTGACAAAAATCAGTTCCAGGTGCAGACGAGCCGCGATCGCCTTGTCTCGACGTTGAAGAACGAATCGGTGATTCATGTCAACTTCAAGATCAAGCTTGAAGGCAAGGAAGTTTGTTACCAGATGAAGATTATTGCCGACAAGGATGAAATTGGCAATCTCAAGGGTATCGTTTTTGGTCTGCACAGTGTCGATGAAGAAATCAAGAAGCAGATGGAAATCCAGTCGAACCTGAAGCAGAACCTTGAAATTATCGACATTCTTTCGGAAGATTATTCATCACTCTTCTACTTCAATCTTGTCGATAACACAAGCGGTGTCCTTGCTGTTCGTGAAGATATTAGGGCTGCTTTAAAGGATCCTTTTGCCAACTGCGAAAGGCTGGAAGATGTCTTTAAGGCGTTTGTCCTGGATATGGCGCACCCGGATGACCGTGAAAAGCTTATCGGGCTTGCTTCTAGAGAGTATGTGGCCGGACAGCTTATGCACCAGAAGCGCCTGACTATTGTATTTAGGCACCTCTATGGTACAGAATACAAGTATACGCGTCTCGTGTTTGCCAAGGCTGAACCGATTGATGTCCCGCCGAAGCTTATCGCTGTTGGCTTTGTCGAAGTGGATGCCCAGTACCGTGCAGAAACGGAACACCAGGAAAATATTGAACGCATTATGAGCCTTTCGGACCAGTATGAAGTCGTGTTCGATGTCAATATCGATACGGGCTTGTTTAGCGTTTCGTTGAAAGGCGGAAAGTTCAAGGATGTCGTTAATGAAGAGACTGGAGAAGGCGTTGACTTCTTTAAGGACAGGGTGAAGGATGTCCGCAAGATTGTCTATAAGGACGATGTGGATTTGATTTTCCATGCTCTTAATCGAGATAATGTTATTGCTCGCTTGCAACATGAAAACTCGTTCTTCCAGGATTATCGACGCGTAACTAGCGAAGGCCTTAAATGGTACCGCATGAAGGTGACCAAGATGGGTGACTGGTCTAAGAACCGTCGCGTACTCGTTGGGCTCTTTAATAACGATGTCGTTTATCGTAAGGAAATGGCGCAGCAGGCGGCTTTGGAACAGGCGCTTGAAATGGCGAAGTCCGCATCGCGCGCAAAGACGATGTTCCTTAACAACATGAGCCATGATATTCGTACTCCGATGAATGCTATTATCGGTTATACGGAACTGGCGACCATGCATATTGGCAACAAGGAGCAGGTCAAGGGATTCCTTGGAAAGATTGAACTTTCGTCGAATCACTTGCTGTCGCTTATTAACGATGTGCTTGACATGAGCCGTATTGAATCGGGCAAGCTGAACTTGAATGCAAAGCCGGAACACCTGCCCGAGATTATCCATACGCTCAAGGATATTGTGCAGGCGGATATCAATGCAAAGAAGTTGCAGTTCTTTGCCAATAGTATCGGTGTCCACAATGAAGATGTTGTCTGTGATAGGCTCCGTTTGAATCAGGTTTTATTGAACGTGGTTTCGAATGCTATCAAGTACACACCTGCAGGTGGCTCTATCTGGTTCTCCGTGGAGCAGAAGGAATCTCCGGAACCGGGCTTTGGGGCTTATGAATTTAGGATCAAAGACTCGGGCATCGGCATGAGTGAAGATTTCTTGCCGAAGATTTATGATGCCTTTACGCGTGTGAACTCCTCGACGGTTTCTGGTATTCAGGGAACTGGCCTTGGCATGGCGATTACAAAGAACATCGTCGATATGATGAAGGGTTCCATTGATATCAAGAGCAAGGTGGACGAAGGAACCGATGTCGTTATCGACTTTAAGTTCAAGCTTGCTGGGACTAAGCAGGAATCGTCTCGCATCAAGGAACTGGAAGGCAAGAGGGTTCTTGTCATTGATGATGATGTGGACTGCGCTAAGAGCATTCCGCAGATCTTTAAGGAATTTGGCGTTGATGCGGAGTGTTGCTATTCCGGTGCGGATGCCTTGAAACGAGTGGAAGCATCGAAGAATGAAGGACGTTCTTATGATGCGTTCCTCGTGGACTGGCGCATGCCGAACATGGATGGCATGAAGACGACGAAGATGCTTCGCGAATTGCTGGGGAATGATATCCTCGTGATTGTGATGTCTGCTTATGAATGGTCGGATATAGAGGACAAGGCGACTGAAGTTGGAATCCACAACTTTGTGAGCAAGCCGGTGTTCCCGTCAGATGCCCGTGATACGCTGATGCGTAGTTTTGGGCTGATGCAGGCGGAAACTCCTGTGTCGGATAAGAAAGTCAGCTTTAACGGTAAGAAGGTGTTGCTTGTCGATGACAACGAACTGAACCGTGAAATTGCTCAGGAAATTCTGGAAGACTGCGGAATCCTTGTGACGACGGCTTGCGATGGCGAGAAGGCGGTGGAGTACATGAAAAATGTACAGCCGGGCGCCTGCGACTTGATCTTGATGGATGTCCAGATGCCGATTATGGATGGTTACGAGGCAACGCGGCTTATCCGTAAGCTCGATAACAAGATTGCGGCGGATATCCCGATTATTGCTATGACGGCAAACGCGTTTGCTGATGACCAGCAGGCGGCTTTGGATGCCGGCATGAACGAGCATGTGGCAAAACCCGTGAACGTCAGCAAACTGAAGGAAGTTCTGTCAAGATTCTTGTAG
- the rpsO gene encoding 30S ribosomal protein S15 codes for MATITKEKAAELTAKFGANEKDTGNVRVQIAILTEKIKNLTEHIKTNKKDFHSLRGLSMMVAKRKNLLKYYGEKDIIAQRALIKDLGLRG; via the coding sequence ATGGCTACTATCACAAAAGAAAAGGCTGCAGAACTCACCGCTAAGTTTGGTGCTAACGAAAAGGACACCGGTAACGTCCGCGTTCAGATCGCTATCCTCACGGAAAAGATCAAGAACCTCACCGAACACATCAAGACCAACAAGAAGGACTTCCACTCTCTCCGCGGTCTGTCCATGATGGTTGCAAAGCGCAAGAACCTTCTCAAGTACTACGGCGAAAAGGACATTATCGCTCAGCGTGCATTGATCAAGGATCTCGGTCTCCGCGGCTAA
- the pnp gene encoding polyribonucleotide nucleotidyltransferase, with translation MSTEAYQAKYGKMLDPKEVSVNLPDGRVITFETGRIAKQARGSAVAKMGDAFVLSTVCYGEEKDGDFFPLTVEYREKSYAAGRLPGGYSKREPGRPSDEEILSARIIDRPIRPMFPENFTREVQVIVQVLSSDKKFAPDVLGVSAASLSIGLSELPFEQQVAAVRVAVVDGQNIVMPTYDQVAVADLDLVVAGTEDSVCMVEGGAYEVSEDTMIGAILAGHEVIKQMCKAQQELVDRCAKPKMELKPKFVGEEHDKLVATVKEVVWDELNKDVHSNMVKTDFYPAMADLCARMLEDPRILAIIGEGEAQNAQLAADAKGIFSDLERTAMREMILNEGVRLDGRTTTEVRPIEIEMGVLPRAHGSAIFQRGETQGLVICTLGTKADEQRFESLQGEGAKSYMLHYNFPPFSVGECKKLGLSRREIGHGHLAERSLAAVLPLPEDFPYTIRVVSEIMESNGSSSMASVCGGCLSLMDAGVPIKAPVAGIAMGLISEKGSVKEGGKIKILSDITGTEDHLGDMDFKVTGTAEGITAFQMDIKIRGITPELMREALEQARQGRIHILGKMAELGLPAPRPHVSEKAPTMLKMRIPTTKIRDVIGSGGSVIKGMQAQTGCTINIDDNGNIDIAAPTGKAGEVCRRMIEELTAEPEPGRKYKGKVKTIQPFGAFVEILPGRDGLVHISELADRRVDKVEDVVHVGDEVEVLCLGVDPKGKVKLSMKALLPPKAAPAAEAAPEAPAAEAPTEA, from the coding sequence ATGTCAACAGAAGCTTATCAAGCTAAATACGGCAAGATGCTCGACCCGAAGGAAGTGTCTGTAAACCTTCCGGATGGTCGTGTCATTACGTTTGAAACAGGCCGTATCGCAAAGCAGGCACGTGGTTCTGCTGTCGCCAAGATGGGGGACGCGTTTGTCCTTTCTACCGTTTGCTACGGTGAAGAAAAGGATGGTGACTTCTTCCCTCTGACAGTTGAATACCGCGAAAAGTCTTACGCTGCCGGACGCCTGCCTGGTGGCTATAGCAAGCGCGAACCGGGTCGTCCGAGCGATGAAGAAATTCTTTCTGCTCGTATCATCGACCGTCCGATTCGTCCGATGTTCCCGGAAAACTTCACTCGTGAAGTCCAGGTCATCGTTCAGGTTCTTTCTTCCGACAAGAAATTCGCTCCGGACGTTCTTGGCGTAAGTGCTGCATCTCTCTCTATCGGTCTTTCTGAACTTCCGTTCGAACAGCAGGTCGCTGCTGTTCGCGTGGCTGTGGTCGATGGCCAGAACATCGTGATGCCGACTTATGACCAGGTTGCCGTGGCCGATCTAGACCTCGTGGTCGCCGGTACGGAAGACTCTGTGTGCATGGTCGAAGGTGGTGCTTACGAAGTGTCCGAAGACACGATGATTGGCGCTATCCTCGCTGGTCACGAAGTCATCAAGCAGATGTGCAAGGCCCAACAGGAACTGGTGGACCGCTGTGCTAAGCCGAAGATGGAACTCAAGCCGAAGTTTGTTGGTGAAGAACACGACAAGCTCGTTGCTACGGTCAAGGAAGTTGTCTGGGACGAACTGAACAAGGACGTCCACTCCAACATGGTGAAGACGGACTTCTATCCGGCTATGGCAGACCTCTGCGCTCGTATGCTCGAAGATCCGCGTATCCTCGCTATCATCGGCGAAGGCGAAGCACAAAATGCTCAGCTCGCTGCAGATGCAAAGGGCATCTTCAGTGACCTCGAACGCACGGCTATGCGTGAAATGATTTTGAACGAAGGCGTTCGTCTTGACGGCCGTACCACGACCGAAGTCCGCCCGATCGAAATCGAAATGGGCGTGCTCCCGCGTGCTCATGGTTCTGCAATCTTCCAGCGTGGCGAAACCCAGGGTCTCGTCATTTGTACGCTTGGAACAAAGGCTGACGAACAACGTTTCGAAAGCTTGCAGGGCGAAGGCGCAAAGAGCTACATGCTCCATTACAACTTCCCGCCGTTCTCCGTCGGTGAATGCAAGAAGCTCGGTCTCTCTCGCCGTGAAATTGGTCACGGTCACTTGGCCGAACGCTCCCTCGCTGCAGTTCTTCCGCTCCCGGAAGACTTCCCGTACACGATCCGCGTGGTTTCCGAAATCATGGAATCCAACGGTTCTTCTTCCATGGCCTCTGTTTGCGGTGGCTGCCTCAGCTTGATGGACGCTGGCGTTCCTATCAAGGCTCCGGTTGCAGGTATCGCCATGGGCCTCATCTCCGAAAAGGGCTCCGTCAAGGAAGGCGGCAAGATCAAGATCTTGTCCGACATTACCGGTACGGAAGACCACCTCGGCGATATGGACTTCAAGGTAACGGGTACTGCTGAAGGTATCACTGCATTCCAGATGGACATCAAGATCCGCGGTATCACCCCGGAACTCATGCGCGAAGCTTTGGAACAGGCTCGTCAGGGCCGTATCCATATCCTCGGCAAGATGGCTGAACTTGGTCTCCCGGCACCGCGTCCGCACGTTTCTGAAAAGGCTCCGACGATGCTCAAGATGCGCATCCCGACCACGAAGATTCGTGACGTTATCGGTTCTGGTGGCTCTGTCATCAAGGGTATGCAGGCTCAGACTGGCTGCACCATCAACATTGACGACAACGGCAATATCGACATCGCCGCCCCGACGGGTAAGGCTGGTGAAGTTTGCCGCCGCATGATCGAAGAACTCACTGCAGAACCGGAACCGGGTCGCAAGTACAAGGGCAAGGTGAAGACGATCCAGCCGTTTGGCGCATTCGTCGAAATCCTCCCGGGTCGCGATGGTCTCGTTCACATCTCTGAACTTGCCGACCGCCGTGTCGATAAGGTCGAAGATGTTGTTCACGTCGGTGACGAAGTCGAAGTGCTCTGCCTCGGTGTTGACCCGAAGGGCAAGGTGAAGCTCTCTATGAAGGCTTTGCTCCCTCCGAAGGCTGCCCCGGCTGCTGAAGCTGCTCCGGAAGCACCTGCTGCCGAAGCTCCGACTGAAGCTTAG